In a single window of the Populus alba chromosome 16, ASM523922v2, whole genome shotgun sequence genome:
- the LOC118035626 gene encoding WEB family protein At2g38370-like, protein METEMSESGSGSRILGQEKGSGSGSMRAEIDTSAPFESVREAVSRFGGIGYWKPSQQKPEDMENIDIAKVEEQAELLEKDLFVKERETLDILKELETTKGIVEELKLKLQKQAAEVNATLESSADARNETSNFDEEEKDNLENPKEEELKLKLQQQAAEVKAALESSADARNETFNFDEEKKDNLEDPNHQNLMGGLSPLPSSAPGLILLELKQAKLNLSRTTNDLADTRTSVELLNKKLEKERISLEKTRERLTTNSSKISSLEEELNQTKEKLQRAKDAEMNGGSDNPVDISRELQRLSSEAEQFKKMGDAAKSEVLRTLSEIEQTKSRIQTAEIRLIAARKMKEAARAVEAVALAEIKALSCHENSSAKSTQKPEGVTLTFEEYSSLTCKAREAEELSKTKVVDAMLQVDEANVSKMEVLKKVEEATEEIKTSKKALEEALNRVEAANKGKLAVEEALRRWRSEHGQKRRSIHNSAKFKNPHPSHHRRDSRLLDVNGLNLVSDGSTPVLKPTLSIGQILSRKLHLPEEFETGTMAEKVTMKRKVSLGQMLGKQNVDLPPSWKVDKENCQKQFSGKRKKFGFARFSLLLTKQSKKKKKPTPNLR, encoded by the coding sequence GACATGGAAAATATTGACATTGCAAAGGTGGAAGAACAAGCAGAGCTGCTGGAGAAAGACCTGTTTGTGAAAGAAAGGGAAACACtggatattttaaaagaacTAGAAACGACAAAAGGGATTGTCGAAGAGCTTAAGTTAAAGCTACAGAAACAAGCAGCTGAAGTTAATGCGACCCTGGAGTCAAGTGCAGATGCTAGAAACGAGACTTCTAATtttgatgaagaagagaaggatAACCTTGAAAATCCCAAGGAGGAAGAGCTTAAGTTAAAGCTACAGCAACAAGCAGCTGAAGTTAAGGCGGCCCTGGAGTCAAGTGCAGATGCTAGAAATGAGacttttaattttgatgaagaaaagaagGATAACCTTGAGGATCCCAATCATCAGAATTTGATGGGAGGTTTGAGCCCATTGCCCTCTTCAGCCCCTGGCTTAATTTTATTGGAACTCAAACAGGCCAAGTTGAACCTTTCTAGGACTACTAATGATCTTGCAGACACTCGAACTTCTGTTGAGTTACTTAACAAGAAATTAGAGAAGGAAAGAATTTCACTTGAAAAGACTCGTGAGAGGTTGACCACGAATTCCTCTAAGATATCATCTCTTGAGGAAGAGCTGAACCAGACAAAAGAAAAGCTTCAACGGGCAAAAGATGCTGAAATGAATGGTGGTTCTGATAATCCTGTGGATATTTCTAGGGAGCTCCAGCGACTGAGTTCTGAAGCAGAGCAGTTCAAGAAAATGGGTGATGCAGCGAAATCTGAAGTTTTGAGAACATTATCTGAGATTGAACAAACAAAAAGTAGGATACAAACAGCAGAGATCAGGTTGATTGCTGCAAGAAAAATGAAGGAAGCAGCTAGAGCAGTGGAAGCTGTTGCTCTTGCAGAGATCAAGGCTTTGTCATGCCATGAGAATTCATCTGCGAAGTCCACACAAAAACCTGAAGGAGTAACTCTTACATTTGAAGAGTACTCGTCTCTAACCTGCAAAGCTAGAGAAGCTGAGGAACTTTCCAAGACTAAGGTAGTAGATGCCATGCTTCAAGTTGATGAAGCAAATGTTTCAAAGATGGAAGTCTTGAAGAAAGTGGAGGAAGCTACAGAAGAAATCAAAACCAGCAAAAAGGCCTTGGAAGAAGCACTAAACAGAGTTGAAGCTGCAAATAAGGGAAAGCTGGCGGTTGAAGAGGCTCTGCGCAGGTGGAGATCTGAGCATGGGCAGAAAAGGCGTTCCATTCACAACTCTGCTAAGTTTAAAAACCCCCACCCATCTCATCATAGGAGGGACTCTCGCTTGCTTGATGTGAATGGACTGAACCTAGTAAGCGATGGCTCGACACCTGTTTTGAAGCCAACCCTATCAATTGGGCAAATACTTAGCAGGAAACTACATCTGCCTGAAGAGTTTGAGACAGGGACAATGGCAGAAAAGGTTACTATGAAGCGAAAGGTGTCGTTGGGTCAAATGCTAGGTAAACAAAATGTTGATTTACCCCCAAGCTGGAAGGTTGACAAGGAGAACTGTCAGAAGCAGTTTTCTGGAAAGAGGAAGAAGTTTGGATTTGCTCGGTTCTCGCTTCTATTGACAAAGCAgagtaagaaaaagaagaagccaacTCCAAACTTGAGGTGA